Within Chitinivibrionales bacterium, the genomic segment AAATTTCTGGTCGCCTGATCCAGATTAGTGACGGTATTTTCCTTTGTCTTTATCTGCACTTCGACAATTGGTGATTGAGCAGTAATCACCGCTTTATGAATTGCGCTTGCCAATTGTCTGACATTTCCCGGCCATTCGTATGAGCTGATTATGCGTAACGATTGCGGAGAAAAATCCGCAATTTCTTTATCAGGATACTGCAACCTGTATTTTTCAAGAAAATAATATGAAAGCAGCAAGATATCTTCCCCCCTGTCTCTCAGCGGAGGAACTGTAAGGACAAACTGATTTAATCGGTAGTATAAATC encodes:
- a CDS encoding sigma-54-dependent Fis family transcriptional regulator, which gives rise to DLYYRLNQFVLTVPPLRDRGEDILLLSYYFLEKYRLQYPDKEIADFSPQSLRIISSYEWPGNVRQLASAIHKAVITAQSPIVEVQIKTKENTVTNLDQATRNFQLKLINRVLDMTGGNKDQAAGMLGIHRSTLFRYLNPPAK